A region from the Desulfomarina profundi genome encodes:
- a CDS encoding hybrid sensor histidine kinase/response regulator, with translation MPERILVVDDEPQFRDSIKRVLQNQGYTVDTVSSGGAVFTILSQQKYNLVLLDLHLPDLNGLEIAEYLTQNYPDLPTVILTGRASVDSAIQAIRTGCYDYLTKPCKPERVHQVIKRAIETQNLKTELTANKNKFQRLSEATWEGIVIFSMEEIIEVNDQFCKLLAVDEKKVLGRDFFEILPALPLSEQFEIFSGRKSLSHICEIEAIRFNGETFPAEIRLRQIDDDGRLLWVAAIRDLTEKKKHEQEHLLMREKLDHARRMESIGLMAGSVAHDLNNILSSIVTFPELLLLDMPSSEKYRNDIIRIRAAGKQAAAVVEDLLTVARGSTCQKENHNLNDIIKDYLDSLDYYQLIQSFPGILIDFHLSPHLSNSLVSPIHITKVLINLIRNGAEAINSGGHIYLSTRDEILAEPKNGYDTVPPGKYAVLSVQDTGSGIAASALPHIFEPFFSRKKLGKSGSGLGLTVILHTVRDHQGYIDVKSDSNGTLFELYFPANEEEPRRDTSSVSLDSLLGNGEIILVIDDEQSQRDLTACILKRLGYNPVTASSGEKAIEYIKKWPVDLLLMDMVMEPGINGYETYKEILKIVPDQKAVVASGFFNPVELNKIKELGVIHYLSKPLNLSDLALTIHKEIRR, from the coding sequence ATGCCAGAAAGAATTTTAGTTGTAGATGACGAACCCCAGTTCCGAGACAGTATCAAACGTGTGCTGCAGAATCAAGGCTACACTGTCGATACTGTATCTTCGGGTGGAGCAGTCTTCACCATTCTTTCCCAACAGAAATATAATCTCGTTCTTCTCGACCTGCATCTCCCGGATCTCAATGGTCTTGAAATTGCGGAATACCTGACTCAAAATTATCCGGACCTGCCTACCGTGATTCTCACAGGAAGAGCCTCTGTTGACTCCGCCATCCAGGCCATCCGTACAGGCTGCTATGATTATCTCACCAAACCCTGCAAACCGGAAAGAGTACACCAGGTCATTAAACGAGCCATTGAAACACAGAATTTGAAGACTGAGTTGACAGCCAACAAAAACAAATTTCAGAGACTTTCAGAGGCCACATGGGAAGGAATTGTCATTTTTTCCATGGAAGAAATTATTGAAGTCAACGACCAGTTCTGCAAACTACTGGCTGTGGATGAAAAAAAAGTCTTAGGTCGTGATTTTTTTGAAATTCTTCCGGCGTTGCCGTTATCAGAACAATTTGAAATATTCTCCGGCAGAAAATCACTCAGTCATATTTGTGAAATAGAAGCAATACGATTCAACGGTGAAACATTTCCTGCTGAAATCAGACTCAGGCAGATTGATGACGACGGCAGGCTGTTATGGGTTGCAGCCATACGTGATCTCACTGAAAAAAAGAAACATGAACAGGAACACCTGTTGATGCGTGAAAAACTGGATCATGCCAGGAGAATGGAGTCAATTGGCTTGATGGCCGGCAGCGTGGCCCATGACCTGAATAATATTCTCAGCAGTATCGTCACCTTTCCCGAACTCCTGCTCCTCGACATGCCTTCATCGGAAAAATACAGGAATGACATTATCCGTATCAGGGCAGCAGGTAAACAGGCAGCAGCAGTTGTGGAAGACCTGCTGACCGTTGCCAGGGGATCCACCTGCCAGAAAGAAAATCATAATCTCAATGATATCATAAAAGATTACCTGGATTCCCTCGACTATTACCAGCTTATTCAGTCTTTCCCCGGAATTCTTATTGATTTTCACCTCTCCCCCCATCTCAGCAATAGCCTGGTCTCGCCGATCCATATCACAAAAGTTCTTATCAATCTCATCCGTAATGGAGCCGAGGCCATCAACAGTGGGGGGCATATATACCTGTCCACAAGGGATGAGATCCTGGCAGAACCTAAGAATGGTTATGATACTGTTCCTCCTGGAAAATATGCTGTACTCTCTGTACAGGACACCGGATCCGGAATCGCCGCATCTGCACTTCCTCATATTTTTGAACCCTTTTTTTCCAGGAAAAAACTGGGGAAAAGCGGTTCCGGTCTTGGCCTGACAGTTATTCTTCATACCGTACGCGACCACCAGGGATATATTGATGTAAAAAGCGACTCAAACGGTACTCTTTTTGAACTTTATTTCCCGGCAAATGAAGAAGAACCGCGCAGAGATACTTCATCCGTATCCCTCGATTCTCTTTTGGGAAACGGTGAAATAATTCTTGTCATTGACGATGAACAATCCCAGAGAGACCTGACTGCCTGTATCCTGAAAAGACTCGGCTATAATCCAGTAACCGCGTCAAGCGGAGAAAAAGCCATTGAGTATATAAAAAAATGGCCAGTCGACCTCCTGCTTATGGACATGGTTATGGAACCAGGGATAAACGGATATGAAACATACAAGGAGATTCTGAAGATTGTTCCCGACCAAAAGGCCGTTGTAGCATCAGGATTCTTCAACCCTGTGGAGCTGAATAAAATCAAAGAACTTGGAGTGATACACTATCTTTCAAAACCCCTCAACCTTTCAGATCTCGCCCTGACCATTCACAAGGAAATCAGAAGATAG
- a CDS encoding HDOD domain-containing protein — translation MNKTSITRELLTAIDQLPTLPHTLAKLLDICNNPEVDIQLIGKTISRDALLSAKILQLANSAFLGSRSSFTGIEQAVIFLGIDSVRSLAISVSVQETFQQNQVGPLNLREFWYHSLLTALIAKRLAEICTYPHPAEPYLAGLLHDIGKCIFNQFSPEKYSEITENCTSPDELTELEHHVFGISHQEIGALLTERWKLDEKITRAIREHHSSTLHLEKTDRLSRLIHIANPLALETGTGYNNTLRQVENLEVPGERIPEIIQEQKAIVFSIAESMNMSISAPEIPQQRLQGRKTVSAKKTGKEQLQKTVETIALNHGLLDSLSRAETPDRIFALFEENLQTVFCIHKCIILLPDNRAPGKLSVHGSTGNPIARQMQHGILSLDTESAFFKKLTENHGIIRLQDGGNDQSRIFVSRLRLIMKENCFAVVPFTLMGNSKGIVLVAMDSHEFATVMSKEKPLVLACTYLGNRLNLELLKEKHAEELARERAAAKESIARSIAHEISNPLSIIQNYISLLADNLRDLELQKDLQVISNELDRINGISKRLNNLSGTESPAGLEKVNINRIVAEAVDLFKKSFKTTSTIGITLSLAPEEITALSRPGAIRQILNNLINNSIEALGDTGTIRVETRLEHDNTLRKSPCVKIIVSDNGPGISSSVSETLYKPGHTTKDREHAGLGLAIIRKIINDLGGSIQHVSDPETGTTFTVTIPLTS, via the coding sequence ATGAACAAAACTTCAATCACCAGAGAACTGCTTACAGCCATTGACCAGCTGCCCACCCTGCCGCATACTCTTGCAAAACTGCTTGATATATGCAACAACCCGGAAGTTGACATTCAACTGATTGGTAAAACCATATCCCGGGACGCTTTGCTGTCCGCCAAAATACTGCAACTGGCTAATTCCGCCTTTCTCGGGAGCAGATCGTCCTTTACCGGCATCGAACAGGCTGTAATTTTTCTTGGTATTGACAGCGTCAGGAGCCTGGCCATATCTGTTTCCGTTCAGGAAACATTTCAACAGAACCAGGTTGGCCCGCTTAATCTCAGAGAATTCTGGTACCATTCCCTGCTGACCGCTTTGATTGCTAAAAGGCTTGCGGAAATCTGTACCTATCCACACCCGGCTGAGCCTTATCTTGCCGGATTACTGCACGATATCGGTAAATGTATTTTCAACCAGTTCAGTCCTGAAAAATACAGCGAAATTACAGAGAATTGTACTTCACCAGATGAACTCACAGAGCTTGAGCACCATGTTTTTGGTATTTCACACCAGGAAATCGGCGCCTTGCTGACCGAGCGCTGGAAACTTGATGAAAAAATAACCCGTGCCATTCGGGAACACCACTCGTCCACACTGCATCTGGAAAAAACCGACAGACTCAGTCGGCTGATCCATATTGCAAATCCCCTGGCACTGGAAACAGGAACCGGGTACAACAACACCCTCCGGCAGGTTGAAAATCTTGAAGTTCCGGGTGAGAGAATACCGGAAATCATTCAGGAACAAAAAGCCATTGTATTTTCCATCGCTGAATCGATGAACATGAGTATTTCCGCTCCGGAAATCCCCCAGCAGAGATTACAGGGAAGAAAAACTGTATCCGCGAAAAAAACCGGTAAAGAACAGTTACAGAAAACAGTGGAGACTATTGCCCTGAATCATGGTCTTCTGGACAGCCTCAGCCGGGCAGAAACACCAGACCGGATATTTGCACTCTTTGAAGAAAATCTCCAGACAGTATTTTGTATCCATAAATGTATAATCCTGCTGCCGGACAACCGTGCTCCAGGAAAACTGTCTGTTCACGGCTCAACCGGAAATCCGATTGCCCGACAGATGCAACATGGCATTCTGTCGCTCGATACAGAATCTGCTTTTTTCAAGAAACTCACAGAGAATCATGGAATAATCCGTCTGCAGGATGGCGGCAATGACCAGTCCCGTATTTTTGTCAGCCGACTTCGCCTTATCATGAAGGAAAATTGTTTTGCTGTAGTCCCTTTCACCTTGATGGGTAACAGCAAGGGAATAGTTCTGGTTGCAATGGACTCCCATGAGTTCGCAACAGTCATGTCAAAAGAAAAGCCCCTCGTTCTTGCATGCACTTATCTGGGAAACCGTCTCAATCTGGAGCTCTTGAAAGAAAAACACGCTGAAGAACTGGCAAGGGAACGTGCAGCTGCTAAAGAATCGATTGCCCGCTCAATAGCACATGAAATATCAAATCCCCTGTCCATTATCCAGAACTACATTTCTCTGCTTGCCGACAATCTTCGAGACCTGGAACTCCAGAAGGATCTCCAGGTAATTTCAAATGAACTTGATCGAATTAACGGTATCAGCAAAAGACTCAACAATCTTTCAGGCACTGAATCCCCTGCAGGCCTTGAAAAAGTGAATATCAACAGAATCGTGGCAGAAGCGGTGGATCTCTTCAAAAAATCTTTCAAAACCACTTCGACTATAGGGATCACCCTGTCCCTTGCGCCCGAAGAGATTACCGCACTCAGCCGCCCCGGTGCAATTCGCCAGATTCTGAACAACCTGATAAACAACAGCATTGAAGCATTGGGAGACACAGGAACGATACGAGTGGAAACACGGCTGGAACATGATAATACCCTCAGAAAATCCCCTTGCGTAAAAATTATTGTGTCCGATAATGGCCCCGGTATCTCTTCATCAGTGAGCGAAACACTCTACAAACCTGGCCACACAACTAAGGATAGGGAGCATGCAGGACTTGGTTTGGCTATCATCCGCAAAATTATCAATGACCTGGGTGGGTCAATACAACATGTTTCAGACCCGGAAACCGGAACCACATTTACCGTGACGATTCCATTAACATCCTGA
- a CDS encoding AAA family ATPase: MKILHLRFRNLNSLVGSWAVDFTTPDFRAGNIFAITGPTGSGKSTILDAICLALYGKTPRLESISKSTNEIMSRRTGECFSEVTFSTAKGVFRCHWAQHRARRQPAGDLQPPKHEIVAEETGRILESKLRNVLKKVTEVTGMDFDRFTRSVLLAQGNFNKFLEATSDEKAPILEQITGTTIYSEISQHSHHRWKEEKEKLNRLKQTRDTFTLIPEEELSQLYRTIADHDTDLTKTRQLLKQVHTKLDWLKNIAHLEEQITQLKAELSDVETRWKKEKPSHQRINKAEKARLLHDTCRMIHQLRKNIEKNSNELERSRKEAGNITVEMEQARQEVNKSASNYSRQVQEKNASETGAKEARRLDLLINTGQQELARLQKTVNEEKLNIEHLEEKKLAIRKKQRELEKELDEQTKTIENNRYLADLAEKTAIIRQKISNHDKKRVEETLLTQKHKNIELEITEKKKTVREWEKKRETARNRLQQLFKEKEHISEQFARSPATSLHFLYEEADTLKKSLETLLLIDELEEKKVTVQRHLTDCDKGRRTLDGEYTQLTDRIERTRSERTEKRDTITKLEELVLLHNKIEQFEAERAKLKKNSPCPLCGSQHHPFLATEHITTPAKDNYRQELLQEQENLEEISGRLTRLQTDLGVIAEQRKQLEKERKLLIDNLDKIKAELSMLKRKAVNSTCTDLRNRQKNIAEKIKKTAGLQKRIEEINDHISTVKDDLSAGEKHLQQRSYELEKSRDEKKRLAMEIETAVNERKKLFSAITSECRRYKIALADGDNLSYLNVKLRDLAGLWTKWHGKMDELKSSMQATDAERDKVVYSLAHAEAELEKKLLHNQEIKKKIELLNEERIHIYGRKDPDREEQRLKQLLDEAEKTRKKHQKILDQLEKQSITLSERIEILKINRKNILQELDKLQTRFQLDLAEKGFRSEEDLEASLIPKDILATMTAERDSLIRRRVELSALVEDCANRFAREQQQKLTLKPERELQLQAAGLEKKINELQESLGALKNRITQQEHIKKQFAGQQEIIRQQEKECHYWDQLHHLIGSADGKKFRNFAQGLTFEQMVYHANTILMKMNDRYLLVRDRTKPLELNVIDNYQAGELRPTRNLSGGESFLVSLALAFGLASMASKNIQVDSLFLDEGFGTLDEESLETALASLGRLQQDGKTIGIISHVPAIRERIPVQIRIEPGYDGTSKITGAGVS; the protein is encoded by the coding sequence ATGAAAATACTGCACCTCCGATTCCGTAATCTGAACTCTCTTGTGGGAAGCTGGGCTGTTGATTTCACCACACCGGATTTCAGGGCGGGAAACATTTTCGCTATAACCGGTCCCACCGGCTCCGGAAAAAGCACCATCCTCGATGCCATCTGCCTTGCACTCTACGGGAAGACACCACGTCTGGAGTCAATCAGCAAAAGTACCAACGAAATTATGAGCCGCAGAACCGGGGAATGTTTTTCAGAAGTCACCTTTTCCACTGCAAAGGGTGTTTTTCGCTGCCACTGGGCCCAGCATAGAGCCAGGCGGCAGCCCGCTGGAGACCTTCAACCCCCGAAACACGAAATAGTTGCAGAGGAAACCGGTCGGATACTGGAATCAAAACTGCGGAATGTTCTGAAAAAAGTAACAGAAGTCACAGGAATGGACTTTGATCGTTTTACCCGGTCCGTCCTGCTGGCCCAGGGAAATTTCAATAAATTCCTTGAAGCTACTTCCGATGAAAAAGCCCCCATTCTTGAACAGATAACAGGAACAACCATCTATTCCGAGATATCACAGCACTCACACCATCGCTGGAAGGAAGAAAAGGAAAAGCTGAACAGACTGAAACAGACCAGAGATACATTCACTCTTATCCCTGAAGAAGAGCTGTCCCAACTGTACAGAACGATTGCTGACCATGACACCGATCTGACAAAGACACGACAGCTTCTCAAACAGGTTCATACCAAACTCGACTGGCTGAAAAATATTGCACATCTCGAAGAACAGATCACGCAACTCAAAGCTGAACTGTCAGATGTGGAAACCCGGTGGAAAAAAGAAAAACCTTCACATCAGAGAATCAACAAGGCCGAAAAAGCCAGACTCCTCCATGATACCTGTCGGATGATTCACCAGCTGCGAAAAAATATAGAAAAAAACAGCAATGAACTGGAGAGAAGCAGAAAAGAAGCAGGGAATATTACAGTTGAGATGGAACAAGCCAGACAAGAAGTTAATAAGAGTGCTTCCAACTACAGTCGCCAAGTTCAAGAGAAAAACGCAAGTGAAACTGGCGCAAAAGAGGCAAGACGCCTTGATCTTCTCATCAATACAGGACAACAGGAACTTGCCCGGCTCCAAAAGACTGTCAATGAAGAGAAACTGAATATTGAACACCTGGAAGAAAAAAAACTGGCTATCCGGAAAAAACAAAGAGAACTGGAAAAAGAACTGGATGAACAGACAAAAACCATTGAAAACAACAGGTATCTAGCCGACCTAGCGGAAAAAACAGCCATTATCCGACAGAAGATCAGCAATCATGATAAAAAAAGAGTCGAAGAAACCCTGCTTACCCAAAAGCATAAGAATATTGAGCTGGAAATTACAGAGAAGAAAAAAACTGTCCGAGAGTGGGAAAAAAAGAGAGAAACTGCGCGAAACAGGCTTCAGCAGCTTTTTAAAGAAAAAGAACACATTTCTGAACAGTTTGCCAGGAGTCCAGCCACTTCCCTGCATTTTCTGTATGAAGAGGCTGATACTCTGAAAAAATCGCTTGAAACCCTACTTCTCATTGATGAACTGGAAGAGAAAAAGGTAACAGTGCAACGTCATCTCACTGACTGTGACAAGGGCAGAAGAACACTTGACGGGGAGTACACGCAACTGACAGACCGTATTGAAAGAACAAGATCAGAACGTACAGAAAAAAGAGACACAATAACAAAACTTGAAGAACTGGTACTTCTCCATAACAAGATAGAACAGTTTGAAGCAGAAAGGGCAAAACTGAAAAAAAACAGCCCCTGCCCTCTGTGCGGCTCGCAACACCATCCTTTTCTTGCCACAGAACATATCACTACTCCTGCAAAAGACAATTACCGGCAGGAACTCCTCCAGGAACAAGAGAATCTGGAAGAAATATCAGGCCGACTCACTCGCCTGCAGACAGATCTTGGAGTGATCGCTGAACAAAGAAAGCAGCTGGAAAAAGAGCGTAAACTTCTGATTGACAACCTGGATAAAATTAAAGCAGAACTGTCCATGCTCAAAAGAAAAGCTGTAAACAGCACCTGCACTGATCTCAGGAACAGACAGAAGAACATAGCAGAAAAAATAAAAAAAACAGCCGGCCTGCAAAAGAGAATAGAAGAAATTAACGATCATATCAGTACGGTAAAGGACGATCTCTCCGCCGGGGAAAAACACCTGCAACAAAGGTCTTATGAACTGGAAAAATCAAGAGATGAAAAAAAACGTCTGGCCATGGAAATTGAGACGGCTGTGAATGAAAGGAAAAAACTGTTCTCAGCTATCACCAGTGAGTGCAGACGCTACAAGATTGCCTTGGCCGATGGTGACAACCTGTCTTATTTAAATGTAAAACTCCGGGACCTTGCGGGTCTCTGGACAAAATGGCATGGAAAAATGGATGAACTGAAATCATCCATGCAGGCGACAGATGCTGAAAGAGACAAGGTTGTTTATTCGCTTGCCCATGCCGAAGCTGAACTGGAAAAAAAGCTTTTACATAACCAGGAAATAAAGAAAAAGATTGAACTTCTCAATGAAGAACGGATACATATTTACGGCAGAAAAGATCCGGACCGGGAGGAACAGCGACTGAAGCAACTGCTCGATGAAGCGGAAAAAACCAGAAAAAAACATCAGAAAATTTTGGACCAGCTTGAAAAACAAAGCATTACTCTCAGCGAACGCATTGAAATTCTGAAAATAAACAGAAAAAACATTTTACAGGAACTGGATAAACTGCAAACCCGTTTCCAACTGGATCTGGCTGAAAAAGGGTTCAGGTCTGAAGAAGATCTTGAGGCCAGTCTCATTCCGAAAGATATCCTGGCAACCATGACAGCGGAGCGGGACTCGCTAATCCGACGTCGGGTTGAGCTTTCAGCCCTGGTGGAAGACTGTGCTAATCGATTTGCCAGAGAACAACAGCAAAAACTGACTTTAAAGCCTGAAAGAGAACTTCAACTTCAGGCTGCTGGTCTCGAAAAAAAAATAAATGAACTGCAGGAAAGCTTAGGGGCACTGAAAAACAGAATAACACAGCAGGAACATATCAAAAAACAGTTTGCCGGTCAGCAGGAAATAATCAGACAGCAGGAAAAGGAATGTCATTACTGGGATCAGCTCCATCATCTTATCGGTTCAGCCGATGGCAAAAAATTCCGCAACTTTGCCCAGGGACTCACTTTTGAACAGATGGTTTACCACGCCAACACAATCCTCATGAAAATGAACGACCGTTATCTCCTCGTTCGTGATCGTACAAAACCTCTTGAACTGAATGTGATTGACAACTATCAGGCCGGCGAGCTCCGGCCCACGCGCAACCTTTCCGGTGGAGAATCTTTTCTTGTCAGCCTTGCCCTTGCCTTTGGTCTCGCCTCAATGGCCAGTAAAAACATCCAGGTGGATTCACTGTTTCTTGATGAAGGTTTTGGCACCCTGGATGAAGAATCTCTCGAGACAGCCCTTGCAAGCCTGGGCCGTCTGCAGCAGGACGGAAAGACAATCGGTATCATTTCTCACGTTCCTGCCATCCGGGAACGAATTCCCGTACAGATCAGGATTGAACCGGGATATGATGGCACAAGCAAAATAACCGGTGCTGGAGTTTCATAA
- a CDS encoding exonuclease SbcCD subunit D C-terminal domain-containing protein, with the protein MKLLHTSDWHLGCHLYGKKRIDEHEHFLNWLHGVIEEQSIDILCIAGDIFDTTTPSNRAQSLYFRFLRKILFTSCSHVIIIGGNHDSPTLLEAPGELLRSLDIHVIGSKTELPEKEVLLLKNENETPLAIVCAVPYLRDRDVRQSRPGEESVEKEHLLLEGIRNHFREVINHAGSVQKKLEQPVPVIVMGHLFMAGGKTFDGDGTRDLYVGGLGRICCDIFPEIVNYAALGHLHTPQVAGQNPLFRYCGSPLQMSFKEAENQKQVLLVEFDHKVKEITPLIVPCFRELVSLQGDIEEIKASLTRLLETGSNARVEILYTGNNAAADLSHLFNETIQSSDMEILRTVNTTAVKNILLPAAPRETLEELSENDVFRRCLDTNQIEGNDRNELIRRFNEVLTDLGEADKNAE; encoded by the coding sequence ATGAAACTGCTGCACACTTCCGACTGGCACCTGGGATGCCATCTCTATGGAAAAAAACGGATTGATGAGCATGAACACTTTCTTAACTGGCTCCATGGGGTCATCGAAGAACAATCTATAGATATTCTCTGTATTGCCGGAGATATCTTTGACACGACTACTCCCAGTAATCGGGCCCAGTCTCTCTATTTCAGGTTTCTCAGAAAAATACTCTTTACCTCATGCAGCCACGTCATCATCATTGGAGGCAATCACGACTCCCCCACTCTTCTTGAAGCACCGGGCGAATTGCTCCGTTCTCTTGATATTCATGTCATCGGCAGTAAAACAGAGCTCCCGGAAAAAGAAGTTTTGCTGCTGAAAAATGAAAATGAAACACCCCTGGCCATTGTCTGCGCCGTGCCCTATCTACGGGATCGTGATGTCAGACAATCTCGCCCGGGGGAAGAAAGTGTAGAAAAGGAACACTTGCTTCTGGAAGGTATTCGCAACCATTTCAGAGAAGTAATCAACCATGCAGGCTCAGTACAGAAAAAACTTGAGCAACCGGTACCTGTAATTGTTATGGGCCATCTTTTTATGGCGGGTGGTAAAACATTTGACGGTGATGGAACCCGGGACCTGTACGTGGGCGGTCTTGGCCGTATTTGCTGTGATATCTTTCCTGAAATCGTAAACTATGCGGCACTGGGCCATCTGCACACGCCACAGGTTGCAGGGCAGAATCCCCTTTTTCGCTACTGCGGCAGTCCTCTTCAGATGAGCTTCAAGGAAGCCGAAAATCAAAAACAAGTTCTGCTGGTTGAATTTGATCACAAGGTAAAAGAGATAACACCCCTCATCGTTCCATGTTTCAGGGAACTTGTTTCTCTTCAGGGGGATATTGAAGAGATCAAGGCCTCCCTTACCCGACTGCTGGAAACAGGCAGTAATGCCCGTGTGGAGATTCTCTATACCGGCAATAATGCTGCCGCTGACCTCTCCCACCTTTTCAATGAAACAATACAATCATCCGATATGGAGATCCTGAGAACAGTCAATACAACAGCTGTAAAGAATATTCTCCTCCCTGCTGCACCCAGGGAAACTCTTGAAGAACTGTCGGAAAATGATGTTTTTAGACGGTGCCTTGATACCAATCAAATTGAGGGAAATGACCGAAACGAACTGATCAGACGCTTCAATGAAGTTTTAACGGATCTGGGCGAAGCCGATAAAAACGCAGAATGA
- a CDS encoding LysE family translocator yields the protein MSPESALTFFTAIFLFAITPGPGTFALTGRALAFGWRSCRGMAFGMALGDVIYLVFACFGLAIVAERYEEIFMAIRYAGAVYLVYLGLKLWFAPSEDGQSMSHKKTGKKAWAGVLQGFLISSSNPKVILFYIAFLPTFIDLTSLGGRDVLLASLLTIVALMSGLMLVAFCAGSAGKLLRSPSSVKRMNRGAGTIIAGAGIYLAFHD from the coding sequence ATGTCACCGGAGAGTGCGTTGACCTTTTTTACAGCTATTTTTCTTTTTGCCATAACTCCCGGACCGGGAACGTTTGCCCTGACAGGCAGGGCCCTGGCATTTGGGTGGCGGTCCTGCAGAGGAATGGCGTTCGGTATGGCTCTGGGTGATGTGATATATCTGGTTTTTGCATGTTTCGGGTTGGCGATAGTCGCCGAGCGGTATGAAGAAATTTTTATGGCTATCAGATATGCAGGGGCTGTTTACCTGGTTTATCTCGGGCTGAAATTATGGTTTGCTCCTTCGGAAGACGGACAATCCATGTCCCATAAGAAAACGGGAAAAAAGGCATGGGCCGGTGTTCTGCAGGGATTTCTGATATCCTCATCCAATCCCAAGGTGATCCTTTTTTATATTGCGTTTCTTCCAACTTTTATTGATCTGACAAGTCTTGGTGGCCGAGATGTTCTTTTAGCTTCTCTACTGACCATAGTTGCACTGATGAGCGGTCTCATGCTTGTGGCTTTCTGTGCCGGATCGGCTGGAAAACTTCTCAGGTCTCCCTCATCTGTCAAGAGGATGAACCGGGGTGCTGGAACAATTATTGCCGGAGCAGGCATCTACCTGGCCTTCCATGACTGA
- a CDS encoding DUF2231 domain-containing protein has protein sequence MVESIYGFLAKVGFTHPLHPMLTHVPMGMIIGMVTFAFLGLIWKNSHFNQTAFYCSVLAFLGVFPVIGAGLLDWLQFMEGEWNTFIIIKMVLGTTLIVLLGTSIIFKRKGKEPRTIFLIYILCLACAGGLGYSGGELVYG, from the coding sequence ATGGTTGAAAGCATTTATGGATTTCTGGCAAAAGTTGGTTTTACGCATCCACTGCATCCCATGCTCACCCACGTTCCCATGGGAATGATTATTGGCATGGTTACCTTCGCGTTTCTCGGTCTGATCTGGAAAAACAGCCACTTTAACCAGACCGCCTTTTATTGCTCCGTTCTTGCTTTTCTTGGCGTCTTTCCAGTAATTGGGGCAGGTCTGCTGGACTGGCTTCAGTTCATGGAAGGGGAATGGAATACATTCATCATAATCAAAATGGTTCTTGGAACCACGTTGATTGTCCTTCTTGGAACTTCTATTATTTTTAAAAGAAAAGGAAAAGAACCAAGAACAATTTTTCTGATCTACATTCTCTGCCTGGCATGTGCAGGCGGACTAGGATATTCAGGTGGGGAACTTGTTTACGGATAG